The genomic stretch GTAAAAAGCCTCCACAACTTGGGAGGCTTTTGATGTATATTGGGGAAAAGCTTATTTGAGCAGCTCCTTACGTTTCAGGATAGTTTCCATAAATTTCCGCTCATTTTCCGAATTGAAAATGCGGAAGGGAAGGTGGATAAACTGTGCTTTGGACATATAAAGTACATAGGAATCTTTCCTCACTTCTGCGTTTTTGATCATATTCCACTGCACGGGCATACCTTGTTTGGTATTGATTTTCATTAAGATCTGTCGGCTGTCGATTTCATAGGCCATTTTGTCAAAGATGACTTTGTTTTGCTCCATCTGGGTTACCCCGGTAAACTGTATGGCCCAGAACAGGACATATAGACCGTATGCGATCAACCCGCCTATGATCCACCAAATCGAAGGAATCCAAAAGTATCCACACATGATTACCAGTGCGATAGGGATCACCCACCATTGCTCTCTCAGAACATTGACAAGTGCCATTTTGATATAGGTGCCGGTTGGGAGTTGGTATTTTTTTGTTTTTACTATCATTACTCGTCTAATTCAGAGCGCAAATATCCACCTATCCTAGGGAATTAGCAAGTCTGAATAAATCATAAAAAACTTCTTTATTGGAAAACAAATCGGCATTAGCATTGATTTAAATGTTGTATTGAGTTATATTATATCAAACTTTTGGCGATGAGCAGTCTTGTAATTGATTTAGTTCTTTGTGGCTTGGCGTACGTCATCCTCATTTATGTCATGGCGACCATGACCAAGAA from Algoriphagus sp. NG3 encodes the following:
- a CDS encoding YcxB family protein — its product is MIVKTKKYQLPTGTYIKMALVNVLREQWWVIPIALVIMCGYFWIPSIWWIIGGLIAYGLYVLFWAIQFTGVTQMEQNKVIFDKMAYEIDSRQILMKINTKQGMPVQWNMIKNAEVRKDSYVLYMSKAQFIHLPFRIFNSENERKFMETILKRKELLK